A segment of the Daphnia pulex isolate KAP4 chromosome 10, ASM2113471v1 genome:
ATAAATATTCCCCTCGTACATGTAAATGTGTGTAGGCCCCTCATAGCTAGAAGAGCAGTGGGGCTGGTTAGACTGTTGTAATACTCCGTGACCCCGAAAGAAAAGTCCAGCTGCTCACGACGTATTGGAATTGCAGACGAGATAAGAATAAAAGAGCTAGCTAGTGTAACGAACCGGTCGGAGAAAATAACGACACCAACAAGATGGATTGGTCAGAAACTCACGAAAAACGCCCTTGACCCTTTTTCATATTCTcccccgttttatttttatttttattatttttattcgatttgatttcaataattttttattttacgtcaattattttctcttttctttttctttttaaatttattcccGCTGCGCGTGCGTTTctgtgatgttgttgttctggTTTCTATTATACGCGTCTGGTGCctgttgtgtgtatgtgtgtgtgtgtgtgcgcagagtcgctctctctcattcgctccgtgtgtgtgtgtgtgtaccgaTAAATGGAAGCTCACGACAGCTGAACAACAACGCCCCGACCCGGGCGTGTACGATCAACTCAATCAAACCCCCGTCTGActgccctttttttgttgttgttgttgctgttgccgttGTTGTGGTTCGGGGAGGTCGGCTCAGCGTTTGTGTTGATTGCCCTTTTATAGGATCTGGCAGGGTGGGGAGAGTTAACGGTGAGAgtacgagagagaaaaccatCAATTTAGAATTAAGTGTTACGTAGTTTccttttaaaacatttaaactaaaaaacaccAAATCCTCCAAAagctaaaaaaccaaaacaaaaccaaaaaaaccccaacgtaaaaattcgtgaaataaacaatcaaacaCGCACGAAATTAGACAGCAATTTGTCGACGCGGAACAATCTTTATCCGGATTGGTGGTGGCCGTGCCAGCACGGACCGACCGATCAGTGCCACTACTGCCGGCCGTCTTACGCCACCTTATGGAGCCACCATGCTCACCGGCAGCAGCAAAAGCACAGACACCACCAACACCAGTGTCACCAACACACGGCCGATTCCGATGTGATGGAGCAAGGGAAATCCGGTAACATGCACCAACAGGATCCACGTACTACTACACTTGAGTTTGTCCgtccatcttcttctctttttcataatttttttttttttgttcgttcgctcgttcgttcgttcgtccgATTCATCTCGTCACTGTTTcaatttccttctcttttAGATTTTAGATTTCGTTTTCACGATTTGGCGatgcgattttatttttctgaattgaaatttgaattgagttatttcttttccgtgggtttatttcatttggtttCATTTCCGTTCGGTCTGATTGGAGAATGTTGGCCGCAGATAGGACGCACTGATAGGCCGCCCCGACATTTTATTTGagtcatttaatttaattagcgtcgggggaaaacaaaagaaaaaaaaaaacatttcagcaCGAATCGATTTCAGttggttttttccttctacCTTAGTTTTATCTAGTCTCTTGTGAATTCATACgcaaatatttgaatgaattaaaaaaattgtacaacATTTATCGGTTGGCAATTCAGCTCAAGATGATCAAACATTGAAATGTCTGTGTGCAGCCAACAGTCCGCAAATTGGGACGCCGCAAATGAGCGGATCGCCCCGGAGGCGGATGGATCAACTCGAACAAAGCCAACagcagttgcagcagcagcagcagcagccggacgGAGGAGACGAGTCGTTTGTCGTCCACCGAGGCAAAACGGTCCCGACGCTTTACAATGTGGTGACGGGCGGAGAGGGAGCCACGCCCAGGGGCTCGCGGGTGGCCGCCATCAAGGAGCGGTTCAACATGGACACGAAAGCGGAAGAAAGAGGCGAAGATCGCTCCTCGTCATCATCCGGTCCGGCCGGCGTCCCCTCCAACTGGGAGGATCGCAAATCGGGCACCAGCTACGCCGGACGCCGCTCCCGACGCAATTCCATCACGGACGACTCGCATTTGACGATCGAGAACTTTGGCGGAAGTCAGGACAACTTGTCCATGTTCGGCCGCAATCCGGACAAGGAGCCGGCGACTGTGCAGCAGTCGGGTCGGCGGCCTTCGATCGACGCCTTCACCCCCGATTCGATCCCGCCAACCGCCGGAACGCCGTCCACGCCCGCCGGAGTCAATTATTGGAGGCGGAACAATGATCGCACCCGCTCGCAGgtataaaatttgtttttccgttttgttttattttgttctcctttttgtgtttctgtCCTGATATCTCGgtcaggaaaaacaaaacaaagtagaaaagtagaaaagtCTTTACCGCATCCGCCATCTGGATCAGTGGTTTTCCCGCCATTCTTGGGCTGTTGTGTAATTGTCGACGACACAGAGACACAAAACGGCGGCCGTTCGTTTTCTCTTGACGGGAAACGACAACGGCGGAaaatggccgtcgtcgtcgtcgtgtgtaAATCAAGACGAATGGGGTTGTTGTTCACATTGGGTTGTTGGCTCCTCGCAGGAAAACCTGTCGGACTACTTAATGGACAACCGTGACGTCGAGGAACAGCTGGACAGGCGCTCGCGGGCCAGCAGCCCTACttacagcagcatcagcagcacgGCCAAGAGCGGCAGCCACAATGGCAACAAGCAGTTTGTCATCATTGCGTCCAATCCGTCGGAGCCGGCCGATCTTTACGAGGACCCCAGAGTCAATTTGGCCAGGGCCACCAATTTCGCCGAACTTTCCAAACTGCGGGAGAGTCTCGGCTCCAACTCGGCCATCAACATCGTCTACATGCAGCAGGACAAGGATCCCATCCAAAGTGGTGAGCTCCTAACTGATTATCCACTGTCCAGTCACGCCATTCTAATCCATTTTGGTCCAATAATTTAGCTAAAGGCAGCGCGGTGGGATCGCCAGTGTCTCAGCACGGCCGTCGGATCAGCGAGAACCAGCGGAAGCTGGGCGGAGGGATCACGATCGCCGAGGCCATGTCGTCGACGTCGTGGGAGCCACAGACGCCGGTCGTCGACAAAATGGACGGTCGGCTGGAAGCGCTGATGCCCGACGACATGAACTCGACCACCGACCTCTACAGCATCCGCCTCAAGATGGAGGAGAAGCGCAAGCGGATCGAATCCGACAAGCGCCAGCAGGAGCTTTTGGCCAACCGCCAACGCGAAAAGGTCGGCAAGGCCGCCTTCCTCCAGGTAACCGATTCCGTTTAGCCTTCCATTGCTCTGTCCGCTCTCTCTCCCACCTTTTGCCTATTACTACTATTACTCACCAGCAGCTGGACATTCATAACTGGCCCATCACGTTTGTTACTTTAGATGAAATAGTTGAATGTGTTGCACAACACAAAGAGTCAATCAAGCCAAAGTATTTGCGGTAGTTGTTATTTTTCCCGGTAGCTTTTTcggttctttttgttgttgtttttttcaatgatcATTTaccaaacaaacatttttcaccGCTGCTCTGCACCTTGCtgcccctctctctctaacaCTGTGCTGGCATGTTGATCAGGCGGTGGCCAAAGGCAAAGGAAATGCAGACGGACGGGACGGCGGTCACGCCAGTCCTGTCGACTATTACTCCGCCATGGAGTCGCCCTCGCGTTCTCACCACCCCGCCATGCCGCCcccgcaacagcagcagcagcaacaccagcCCCATCAGCTCCCCACGCCGGATTACGAGATGCCGGATTACGATTTCCTTCAGcgtcaccagcagcaacaacaccatcaacaacaacagcaacaacaacagcatcacgGCATGCCTTACGATCCTTACCGCATGGGTCAtccgatccagcagcagcagtcgccgATGAACGGTGGAGGAGCTGGCGGGATGGATCCCAACCAGCCCGGCCAGTTTTATTTGCACGAACCGTCGCCAACGTCTCGTAGGACTTGGGGCCAACCACAGCCCATCAGTCCGGCACCTCCTCCGCCTTCTATGGTTTACCGGCCGGACGACATGCTCGGTTACGGTATaccaccacagcagcagcaacaacaacaacaacagcagcaacccaGACGGGCTCAATGGGGTACACCCCAACCGGTAGGTTCTGCCTCATTTCATTCAAGCTTTGccagcttttttgttttgtttttttcactaACGTTAATGCACGGCCTGTGCGtcaatttgtgtgtgtggccttaactcaaataaaacaaaacacgcaCGGCATGACCATGGTCccttttcccccttctttgTCCCTGTTGTCCGGATAGCCATAACAGCGAAAACCTTGATCCATGTCTGccattgttttatttgatcaaCAGGTCCGGGCCATGATGGGTCACCATGGTTACATGATGAATCCCAATACGGGCAATTACATGGATGCCCACGGGCCACCGCAGGGGGGTTACATGATGCAGACTCCGCCCCGTCACCCGATGGACAACCCGTACGATGCCCAGCAGCATTATTACGCCAATGGATCGCAGTTTAACCAGCCCGATCCGCAGGATCCTTATTATTACAGTCCGGCGCGGACGCAGCAGCCTCATcccatgcaacagcagcagccccagcAACAGCAACCGCCTCCTCAACCGCAttatcaacaacagcaacaaggtTACGGTGGTCCTCCGGCTGCTGGATCGCCTCACGGTTATCCGGCTCCGTCTCCTCAGCATAATTATCCGTCGGCGGCCGACCAGAGAGCGCCATTCCGGCTCCACGCCCCCAACGACCTGGCGGCCGAGCCCGTAGTTCTTCGTTCTCCAGCCAATCCCAAGCAGCAAGCGGAAATTCCGGAATTGCATCGAGGATCCGTccacaaccagcagcagccgccgaaAGTGCAGCAGCCGGAGCAGCGGCCGCAGTCGGCCACCATCACTAGACCCGTTCCGGCCACTAGAACCATCACCCCGATCCGCAGCAGTGTGCCCAGCAACGGCGGCGGCCAGTCTTCGTCGTCGACTTCCGCCGCCGGCTCGCCCATCGGCAGCGGAGGCGTTTTCCACGCGGCCATGCCCACGCCATCTATCGACGACATGGAGCCGCAAAATGTTTCCTTCATCGAGACGCCGTCGGCGACCGGCGCCGACGGTGTGGATGAAGCGGATCTTCAACTGCCCCGCCGCCTGCGCAATTTGAATATCACCTCCGGCAACCGGACGTACAGGATTCCGCACGAGGCCACCCAGTCTTCCCCGCCTCGTCCGGCTCTGTTGAAAACGTTCCGGGCCAGCCCgagtcccagcagcagcagtcccgTTTCGCCTTCGCCCAGCTCTGTCTATCTGGCCCCCCAGCCCAACTCTTCCGGCTCGGAATCGCCCGACGAAGCCGTCTTGGACGAAGGAGTCAAAACGGCTAAGCTCAAGGAGAACGTTGAGGCCGATCGGGGCTTCATCATCACCTTCGACGACGTGGCCACCGGCCCCAAGAGACCCAAACCTCAGCTGGGCGCCAAACGCCAACCGTCTCCCAAGAAACTGTCGACCTATTCCGCCCCGTCCGAGACGACGCCAGTGTCCAGCTCGCCGGCCTATAATCACAACAACAAGTCGGGAAGCAGCAGGGTAAGATTGTTGTTCCGCCGGATGCGACCTTGGCGGCTAggcattaaaaagaaattccgcTCGATCAGTTTCTCACGCCCGATGTgaattcgatttttatttttttgttttgttttttattgttttcaacAGGAAGGAAGTCCGAGACGATCGCTGTCGTCAATGGCCCGTGAAAACCGCGACGACTACTCGCCCTTCACGCCCGATTCGCGCGATTCCGGATTCGGTCAGAACAGCCAGGAGGAGCTGAAGCTGTTCAACATGGCGACGGCCATTCCGGGAACATTGCCCGGCAGTGACCGTACCCTACGCGACTACGACTCTCAAGACGATGAGAATCCCACCGGCCTGGTTATCGGCGACGAACTCGTCAATCCCGATCCCGTAaggattttaaaatcaaatcaataatcgtctgaaaaattatgattttgtGGCTTGTGCAGGACGCCATGGACGAGATGGAgcgcaaaaaggaaaagatccTAATGCAGTCGTTGAGGCGCAAGCAGCAACAAGAGGAGGCCCGCCAGCGCAAGGAGCAGGATGCGCTCCAGCGCAAGGAAGAGGAACGTTccaaggaggaggaaaagcAGCGCAAAAAGGAGGACGAAAAAGCCCGTCGGGCCATCATTTTCGAACAATACAAGATCAAAAAGGCCATGGAAGAAGCTGAAAAAGAGGTAAACACATTCcccgggaaatttgaattttagaacgtgattttttaatttccactTCTTGAATGGTACAGGGTCGTCCGTACGAGATGCCGGATCAGATGGGATCGAAATCCGGGCCGAAAATGCGgtccaaaaacaacaacagcacgcCATCCCGGCCCCGTCCCAAGACCATCCACGTGGAATCCGGACCGCCGGAATCTTACACTCCTCATTCTCGCGCCGTGTCCACCATGTCTGCCATGTCCAGTAAAGGCAAGCGTGGCTCCGGCAACAATCTAACAGGTTTGtccattttgattgattggtttaccaatttgaaattcactTCAACTTAACCCGTGTAATAAATTTTGTAGAAAACCGGAACGATTCTCGAGGAGATGGAGTCCGTGGATCTAATCCGACTCTCAGCCGACGTGGTTCCAATTCGAGTCTGCACGGTGGTGAGTcattggtttttgtttttctttcttgttcttgCTTCGATCCTGTTTTGTGTTCCACTTTTGATGTTCGTGTTTGATGTTTAACGTCAAGCACGGGAAACTTTGATGTCTTCTACTTTAATTCAATTACCCCCTTTTATTATAATGTTCATTTTCGTTTCGTATAtatttttggttgttgctgtttttttaaacgcCCCGCCCTTCGCTGTTGTATTCGCTTTACCTAGACTCTCAAACCCCTAATCGGTATCGGACGATGGAACGAGGACATTCGGGCCGCAAGGATCTATCGGTCCCGAGATACGGACGTAAGTTGTTCATTCCTTCAAAATTCCTAATATAGCTGCTACACACGTCAATTTCTCCCTTATCGGCCTGATTTCCATCTGCTCTCTGCTCGTGTGTGAATgacttgattttaaaatgaaatcacaTTTCGGTGAATGTGAGTCAGACAGTAGTCAGCCGACCGAATATTCCAATTACGTTTGCGACTTTATCATTTTTGCTAGAAATTCAATTGTGACTTACGActtgaattgtgtgtgtgtagcgcGTCTGTCGTTtgcttgtgttgttgttgtttcgattggctttgaatttgttttgatacGAATGTGTTTGGGCATGTGTGTGGACGCGCTGTAGAATCCGGAGGCAGCACCCGCAATTCTCGTGAGGACTTGTACGGCTCCCGCAATTATCGCGGCTCTAATTCGTCCCTCAATGACGGTAggtttccacctttttttttttattttttagtttttcgcaGCAACTTGTTCGTATTCTCTCGCTTTGCccgtttgaatttttgttgaatCACCCACAAacttttccaccttttttatgttcgaatttgaatttttggtttgatGTCTTGTCTTTGggttgtttatttatttatttttattttttatttgtttctttcaatgtGACAGCTGACTCGTACGAGGCGTATCATACACCGTTGGTGCATTCCGGGCGGAAGGGTAGTGGTTTCATGACAGGTATGACGACATTTTTCGACCATCACTCTCGACTCACTTTTTTGAATTACGGACGTGGAAAATCGATCAACTACTTAAATGAGACcaggaaaaaaactaaattttagaaaataattagaaCGAGAAGATTGCATTGCTGCTTCAgtcgctttttttaaaaactatttccGATTTCTAGATCTTTATaacttattcttcttcctcctttttctctgattggctttcttgtcatttttgtttttggctttCGTCTATTTTTCTATCATGAAAACGCTTCTCTTTTCGGTGGCTGGCTGGTGATTGTAGGCGGGCGACAGGCGGACGCGACGGTAATGGCGGCCACTGCGGCGGCGGCTTCGGCAAGGCCGGCCGTCCGCTCCAGCAACAACTTGATTTTACGTCGTAGCGGATCTCTTATGGATTTCAGCGGTgaggcttttttctttccaactaACAAAACGACAAATTCTTTCActgtcctctctctctctgcaatGTCCGTCTGTGTGTACATTTTGGCACTTGACGCTTCTCAATGGTTTTGGCTTTTCGATGGGCAAAGGGATTCGATTTGTTGACTTGTCCTGGTGGAGTGGAACGTTTCACGGAAGGAATTTCTAGAATCAATCAACTTTGTGGGTGTTGTATTTTGATGAAACGAATCTGTTTTTGTCTCTTCTCACCTTTTTCCCGCCTTGTGTGCCCTAATTCACCTGTCATTTCTTCACCTGGTCTGTTCCTTCCATCCTTCCTCGCCTTGTGTTGCTTCTAGATGGGGATGCAGGTGTGGGCGGAAGGGCCAATCCGCCGTCACGGAGAATCTCTCCGGCTGTCACGCCCACTTCCACCCCTTTCAGACGATTCCCGTCGCCATCTGGTACACGtttgctgatgttgttgtcgttgtccttcacacacacacacacacacaaacagacaaacgtcgttcattaaaaaaaacaaacaatcaatatggactcttatttttttattatttgttcgcTTTTTCGTTTGGGAAACACGGATTGATTTTCTAAGCACAACACGAACATttagttaatttttatttctttaccaTAAAAATATGATCAACTGTGAATTcgtttgtgtgtttctttcaACAGGTCCTGGATCCTTGCCACCCGGTTTAGTTAGTAAGCGTCGCGGTTTTGACGATGGCGCTAGTGATGTTAGCTCAAATCAAGATTATATCGGTAGGAATTTCTAATCAATGATTGAGGtgcaaatgttttttaaaaatcgacccatttgatttttgaattgccATTCAGGTCCTCGACTGTACAAGCAGCCAGCCGCTCGTTCCAACCGTTCCATCATTTTGAACGCGGTCGAGTACTGCGTCTTCCCCGGCGTCGTGAATCGGGAAGCCAAGCAGCGCGTACTGGAGGAGATCACCCGATCGGAGAGTAAaaactttttggttttgttccgGGACGGCGGACTGACCTTCCGCGCCCTCTACTCATTCAAtcccgaaaaagaagagatcaTCAAGATGTACGGCACCGGACCGAAATTGGTCAACGACACCATGTTCGAGAAATTCTTCAAGTAAGACTTGGCACcttcttttcatctttaattgatttaaatttttaacatttgtgtGCACACTTTGTTCCTTTCCTTCCAACAGATACAATTCCGGGGGCAAGTGTTTCTCACAAGTTCACACCAAACACTTGACTGTCACGATTGACGCGTTCACGATTCACGCCGGACTTTGGCAGGGAAAGAAGCAGAGCCTacccaacaaaaaagataTGACGTTGGTCATTTAAAAAGCGAACAAATTGGGGGAATTACATAAATTGGATTTCGAAAAGGAAACCGGTTAGAATTTCttccccctccaaaaaatttgGATGATCCGATATTATTCATCCGTGTTTCACTTCATGAGAGCTGTTCGGATTGGCCTTTAGTTTTGACACCGACttgaaatataaaacaaaaaattaagaaaaagggaagagggAATTGAAATAATCAGATGACCCAACATAATCAATCGgcgcatttttttgttgtttttttttttcatttccgtttgtttttacattgtgtgtttttttttcttccggctaACCCCTCTTTGACATTCCTATTGGCTAACGTGATAACCTTGCTGTATAGGGATCGCCAAAGTTGAATTACCGTCACGTTCGGGAATTAATTTGATGAGATTgaggaatttcttttcttttttggtatttttgcTCCATCCACTTTTAATTGgtccgcccccccccccttcatctTGACCACTTGAAGAGATTAACCCGCTTACCTGGcgacattcaaaaaataataataaaaaaaaagtcgatcgttttttctttccacatcaattgttagtttttttttgttcccctcCAATATTATTTCAGCGTCCTCCTCTACATAGTGTACTCcgtttttaagaaaaaaaagtaacccTCCATTCGCGCGCTCTCCTATAACCGCGACTGCTAACTGATGTGTCAATTGATCACTTATTTTGCCCTCACACAGCCCGCCCTCACATTTGATCCAGTGccgttttttcgtttctttcaagCAATTATTAAAAGGAGAGCCAAGGGCATTCCTCatccatttgtttgttttttctttctttgcgtACGTGTTGTGTAGCGGTGAAGCTgctcattgaaaaaaaagaagaggaattgAACAGCAGAaacaatacaaacaaaaaaatgcggCTGCAAAACAGAATGTTGGAAATTTAGTTTGACGATCGCGTTTGCTGTCACCTGTAAATAGCGTTGTGTAGTTGATAAGCGTTGGCCAGCAAACCAACCGTCAAACATTGTAACAGCTTGAgccatcaatttttttttttttatttctttatttgtacCCCTATTTTATTGTGTTGCctctactctttttttctcttcttcctcgatTATGTTCTTGTTTAATTCCTACCACTTCGTTTGTtccaacttttgtttcttttttttttgcccgttCCTTCCTCCCTTTTTGTAGTTCATCACGCgagttaatattttttttcctgtcttTCCTAACGAACTTACCCGCCTGCCCGTCACGGGCGTTATTCTCTATCCTCTACATTCATATGTGCAGCAGCTGCCAAGTTCAATACAATAACCAACATGAACCAgagtttgatttttcattttcattattcattaGGTTATTGTTGCAAATTATTGTCAgctgttatttgttttatcgAAATTTAACAAGGATAATAAAAATCAGCGTCTTTTCGACCTTATTCGATCAAAAGTTACCATAACTATTTAAAAACCTTAAGTACAGAAATCATCAATGGATTAGGGAAATGGGTCGAAttgtaacttttttgaaaaatgagctCTATTCCTACACTAATACAGATCAACTTTCTTACAAAAACCATCTTCGTCTGAGCTAGGTTTTTACGGCAATAATTCGCAATGAAGCTGGATGCACTCAATCCTTCAGCAGCAGTGATCTGCCGAATCGATCATAAATGTGAACGGATTCAAACCTGAATAGAatcaaagaatcaaaaatcaCAATCATTCAGTGATGTTTGATTCAGAATcaagaatcaaaaagaatttagaaTCAGACTCTAAATTTTTGATTCTACGTAATTCGTTTTACATGTGCTTGTGGTATTTATGCCATTGTCAAGCGAGTATAGCtatgttaaattttaaacGAACAGTTTCTCGTACAATCATTGTTTGCATTCCCAGTTTGCAACAAGTTCCTGAATATTTCGGATGTAATAGGCCTATACCGGCCTATACCTCCGAAGTATTGTAAGCTTTAATAGATTTGGAAAGTTACGTTGCTTCGCATGATCTCATCAATGATTGATTTACATCGCACTTATATATCCCTATTGCGTGTTGAGCTGGATCCATGCACCTAAAATTTCACCTGTTGCCTACAAATTGGGTACATTTTAAGAGATAGCAAATTaagtagccagtgtcgggtagCCATTGTCGAAGATAGCAGGTGTCGTTTTTGCtcatttacaaataaaaagttacTTTCACTTTGGTTACTCAACATGCAATGATACATTAGAAAGGATcgtaaaaatgtggaaaatgGAGAATAACTTTGTAGCAAATTATATCGTATCTTATTTTGTGGAATGCCTCAGAGAAAACTGCAATGTAAGCAAACATGAGAAATGGATGAA
Coding sequences within it:
- the LOC124206329 gene encoding patronin-like isoform X24, encoding MESRSSSSARMRTLTYMPVVEVQGYNAHNKLQAKQRASVQWLLSKSYSHQVPEDVKEPFYRDVEDQEYLKPSVVHALANAELYCLALAHIYADPNYSQLNHWGVIQALARKGVYVAEPSDVALTETTLIHTSPLRMSAHMAVMEGIMNLFVKEVVSAERVVAAIRRFADLDASQTPAPKEAEQALLLWITKACQSLKKRLTAEVDGHGEDVPNFPELRELGDLSDGMSLLGLLAFYAPDLVDWTRIATNEPFSMADCLYNLELVHKFCSESLPNNIFHLGLEDIVYMHSSVRQNVLAFLADLFYILEVRPAKCIRPPGLMRDRFPINEGKSNAIRRQGSLQERDRTKRQTVHEANSPQIGTPQMSGSPRRRMDQLEQSQQQLQQQQQQPDGGDESFVVHRGKTVPTLYNVVTGGEGATPRGSRVAAIKERFNMDTKAEERGEDRSSSSSGPAGVPSNWEDRKSGTSYAGRRSRRNSITDDSHLTIENFGGSQDNLSMFGRNPDKEPATVQQSGRRPSIDAFTPDSIPPTAGTPSTPAGVNYWRRNNDRTRSQENLSDYLMDNRDVEEQLDRRSRASSPTYSSISSTAKSGSHNGNKQFVIIASNPSEPADLYEDPRVNLARATNFAELSKLRESLGSNSAINIVYMQQDKDPIQSAKGSAVGSPVSQHGRRISENQRKLGGGITIAEAMSSTSWEPQTPVVDKMDGRLEALMPDDMNSTTDLYSIRLKMEEKRKRIESDKRQQELLANRQREKVGKAAFLQAVAKGKGNADGRDGGHASPVDYYSAMESPSRSHHPAMPPPQQQQQQHQPHQLPTPDYEMPDYDFLQRHQQQQHHQQQQQQQQHHGMPYDPYRMGHPIQQQQSPMNGGGAGGMDPNQPGQFYLHEPSPTSRRTWGQPQPISPAPPPPSMVYRPDDMLGYGIPPQQQQQQQQQQQPRRAQWGTPQPVRAMMGHHGYMMNPNTGNYMDAHGPPQGGYMMQTPPRHPMDNPYDAQQHYYANGSQFNQPDPQDPYYYSPARTQQPHPMQQQQPQQQQPPPQPHYQQQQQGYGGPPAAGSPHGYPAPSPQHNYPSAADQRAPFRLHAPNDLAAEPVVLRSPANPKQQAEIPELHRGSVHNQQQPPKVQQPEQRPQSATITRPVPATRTITPIRSSVPSNGGGQSSSSTSAAGSPIGSGGVFHAAMPTPSIDDMEPQNVSFIETPSATGADGVDEADLQLPRRLRNLNITSGNRTYRIPHEATQSSPPRPALLKTFRASPSPSSSSPVSPSPSSVYLAPQPNSSGSESPDEAVLDEGVKTAKLKENVEADRGFIITFDDVATGPKRPKPQLGAKRQPSPKKLSTYSAPSETTPVSSSPAYNHNNKSGSSREGSPRRSLSSMARENRDDYSPFTPDSRDSGFGQNSQEELKLFNMATAIPGTLPGSDRTLRDYDSQDDENPTGLVIGDELVNPDPDAMDEMERKKEKILMQSLRRKQQQEEARQRKEQDALQRKEEERSKEEEKQRKKEDEKARRAIIFEQYKIKKAMEEAEKEGRPYEMPDQMGSKSGPKMRSKNNNSTPSRPRPKTIHVESGPPESYTPHSRAVSTMSAMSSKGKRGSGNNLTENRNDSRGDGVRGSNPTLSRRGSNSSLHGDSQTPNRYRTMERGHSGRKDLSVPRYGQSGGSTRNSREDLYGSRNYRGSNSSLNDADSYEAYHTPLVHSGRKGSGFMTGGRQADATVMAATAAAASARPAVRSSNNLILRRSGSLMDFSGPGSLPPGLVSKRRGFDDGASDVSSNQDYIGPRLYKQPAARSNRSIILNAVEYCVFPGVVNREAKQRVLEEITRSESKNFLVLFRDGGLTFRALYSFNPEKEEIIKMYGTGPKLVNDTMFEKFFKYNSGGKCFSQVHTKHLTVTIDAFTIHAGLWQGKKQSLPNKKDMTLVI
- the LOC124206329 gene encoding patronin-like isoform X31 produces the protein MESRSSSSARMRTLTYMPVVEVQGYNAHNKLQAKQRASVQWLLSKSYSHQVPEDVKEPFYRDVEDQEYLKPSVVHALANAELYCLALAHIYADPNYSQLNHWGVIQALARKGVYVAEPSDVALTETTLIHTSPLRMSAHMAVMEGIMNLFVKEVVSAERVVAAIRRFADLDASQTPAPKEAEQALLLWITKACQSLKKRLTAEVDGHGEDVPNFPELRELGDLSDGMSLLGLLAFYAPDLVDWTRIATNEPFSMADCLYNLELVHKFCSESLPNNIFHLGLEDIVYMHSSVRQNVLAFLADLFYILEVRPAKCIRPPGLMRDRFPINEGKSNAIRRQGSLQERDRTKRQTVHEANSPQIGTPQMSGSPRRRMDQLEQSQQQLQQQQQQPDGGDESFVVHRGKTVPTLYNVVTGGEGATPRGSRVAAIKERFNMDTKAEERGEDRSSSSSGPAGVPSNWEDRKSGTSYAGRRSRRNSITDDSHLTIENFGGSQDNLSMFGRNPDKEPATVQQSGRRPSIDAFTPDSIPPTAGTPSTPAGVNYWRRNNDRTRSQENLSDYLMDNRDVEEQLDRRSRASSPTYSSISSTAKSGSHNGNKQFVIIASNPSEPADLYEDPRVNLARATNFAELSKLRESLGSNSAINIVYMQQDKDPIQSAKGSAVGSPVSQHGRRISENQRKLGGGITIAEAMSSTSWEPQTPVVDKMDGRLEALMPDDMNSTTDLYSIRLKMEEKRKRIESDKRQQELLANRQREKVGKAAFLQAVAKGKGNADGRDGGHASPVDYYSAMESPSRSHHPAMPPPQQQQQQHQPHQLPTPDYEMPDYDFLQRHQQQQHHQQQQQQQQHHGMPYDPYRMGHPIQQQQSPMNGGGAGGMDPNQPGQFYLHEPSPTSRRTWGQPQPISPAPPPPSMVYRPDDMLGYGIPPQQQQQQQQQQQPRRAQWGTPQPVRAMMGHHGYMMNPNTGNYMDAHGPPQGGYMMQTPPRHPMDNPYDAQQHYYANGSQFNQPDPQDPYYYSPARTQQPHPMQQQQPQQQQPPPQPHYQQQQQGYGGPPAAGSPHGYPAPSPQHNYPSAADQRAPFRLHAPNDLAAEPVVLRSPANPKQQAEIPELHRGSVHNQQQPPKVQQPEQRPQSATITRPVPATRTITPIRSSVPSNGGGQSSSSTSAAGSPIGSGGVFHAAMPTPSIDDMEPQNVSFIETPSATGADGVDEADLQLPRRLRNLNITSGNRTYRIPHEATQSSPPRPALLKTFRASPSPSSSSPVSPSPSSVYLAPQPNSSGSESPDEAVLDEGVKTAKLKENVEADRGFIITFDDVATGPKRPKPQLGAKRQPSPKKLSTYSAPSETTPVSSSPAYNHNNKSGSSREGSPRRSLSSMARENRDDYSPFTPDSRDSGFGQNSQEELKLFNMATAIPGTLPGSDRTLRDYDSQDDENPTGLVIGDELVNPDPDAMDEMERKKEKILMQSLRRKQQQEEARQRKEQDALQRKEEERSKEEEKQRKKEDEKARRAIIFEQYKIKKAMEEAEKEGRPYEMPDQMGSKSGPKMRSKNNNSTPSRPRPKTIHVESGPPESYTPHSRAVSTMSAMSSKGKRGSGNNLTENRNDSRGDGVRGSNPTLSRRGSNSSLHGADSYEAYHTPLVHSGRKGSGFMTGGRQADATVMAATAAAASARPAVRSSNNLILRRSGSLMDFSGPGSLPPGLVSKRRGFDDGASDVSSNQDYIGPRLYKQPAARSNRSIILNAVEYCVFPGVVNREAKQRVLEEITRSESKNFLVLFRDGGLTFRALYSFNPEKEEIIKMYGTGPKLVNDTMFEKFFKYNSGGKCFSQVHTKHLTVTIDAFTIHAGLWQGKKQSLPNKKDMTLVI